One Solirubrobacter pauli DNA segment encodes these proteins:
- a CDS encoding DsbA family protein, giving the protein MSSRVQQKEAARKRREAIEAEERRATQRRGARRRVGIVAAAAIVLTAGVVTVSRVSQDDAVAQPQAISERFAGIPQDGIRLGSPSAPVTLVEFADLQCPFCGAYARDVLPTVIERYVRPGKLKLELNLLTFVGEDSVKAGRLAAATTDQDRFWGFTDAFFAAQGQENTGYVSDDFLKAAAAAAGADHDAAADDDATADRVLKQAQTAADRLGVSSTPTFFLRRGHDETPLKIDDLEPEAFTAALDEALR; this is encoded by the coding sequence ATGAGCTCACGGGTGCAGCAGAAGGAGGCCGCGCGCAAGCGGCGGGAGGCGATCGAGGCCGAGGAACGGCGCGCCACGCAGCGGCGAGGCGCGCGCCGGCGGGTGGGGATCGTCGCGGCCGCCGCGATCGTGTTGACGGCGGGCGTCGTGACCGTGTCGCGCGTGTCCCAGGACGACGCGGTCGCGCAGCCGCAGGCGATCAGCGAGCGGTTCGCGGGCATCCCGCAGGACGGCATCCGGCTCGGATCGCCGTCGGCGCCCGTCACGCTCGTCGAGTTCGCCGACCTGCAGTGCCCGTTCTGCGGCGCCTACGCCCGCGACGTGCTGCCGACGGTCATCGAGCGCTACGTCCGTCCGGGCAAGCTCAAGCTGGAGCTGAACCTGCTCACGTTCGTCGGCGAGGACTCGGTCAAGGCCGGCCGGCTCGCGGCCGCGACCACCGACCAGGACCGCTTCTGGGGGTTCACCGACGCGTTCTTCGCCGCGCAGGGCCAGGAGAACACGGGCTACGTCAGCGACGACTTCCTGAAGGCGGCGGCAGCCGCCGCGGGCGCCGACCACGACGCCGCGGCGGACGACGACGCCACCGCCGACCGCGTGCTCAAGCAGGCGCAGACCGCGGCCGACCGGCTCGGGGTGAGCTCCACGCCCACGTTCTTCCTCCGCCGCGGCCACGACGAGACCCCGTTGAAGATCGACGACCTGGAGCCGGAGGCGTTCACGGCCGCGCTCGACGAGGCCCTGCGATGA
- a CDS encoding TerC/Alx family metal homeostasis membrane protein — protein MLEVTAAGWAITLGLIAALFVLDLMISGGRRAHVVGFREAVGWSVFYIGVAVGFGIVFGIVAGWEYGAEYFAGYVVEKSLSVDNLFVFVVIMSTFAVPAVHQQKVLTIGILLALVLRAIFIALGAALLAAFSFMFLIFGALLIFTAVQLFRHREQDPSVEDNALVTFARRRLPFTDQYDEGKLRTRIDGRKVFTPLFLVLLAIGSTDILFALDSIPAIFGITEEAFIVFAANAFALLGLRALFFLVSGLLDRLVYLSTGLSLILAFIGAKLILHFGHLQSDDIPEIETSTSLVVIVVILVITTVASLVKSRRDPDARAHAGSVRDQSKRNETRGS, from the coding sequence GTGCTCGAAGTCACCGCTGCCGGCTGGGCCATCACCCTCGGCCTGATCGCCGCCCTGTTCGTCCTCGACCTCATGATCTCCGGAGGCCGGCGCGCCCACGTCGTCGGCTTCCGGGAAGCGGTGGGCTGGTCGGTCTTCTACATCGGCGTGGCCGTCGGCTTCGGCATCGTGTTCGGCATCGTCGCCGGCTGGGAGTACGGCGCCGAGTACTTCGCGGGCTACGTCGTCGAGAAGAGCCTGTCCGTCGACAACCTGTTCGTGTTCGTCGTGATCATGAGCACGTTCGCGGTGCCGGCGGTCCACCAGCAGAAGGTGCTCACGATCGGGATCCTGCTGGCGCTGGTCCTGCGTGCGATCTTCATCGCGCTCGGGGCGGCGCTGCTCGCCGCGTTCAGCTTCATGTTCCTGATCTTCGGCGCGCTGCTGATCTTCACGGCCGTGCAGCTGTTCCGGCACCGCGAGCAGGACCCGAGCGTCGAGGACAACGCGCTGGTGACGTTCGCTCGCCGGCGGCTGCCGTTCACCGACCAGTACGACGAGGGCAAGCTGCGCACGCGGATCGACGGCCGGAAGGTGTTCACGCCGCTGTTCCTGGTCCTGCTGGCGATCGGCAGCACCGACATCCTGTTCGCGCTGGACTCGATCCCGGCGATCTTCGGCATCACCGAGGAGGCGTTCATCGTGTTCGCCGCGAACGCGTTCGCGCTGCTCGGGCTGCGCGCGCTGTTCTTCCTGGTGTCCGGGCTGCTGGACCGGCTCGTCTACCTCTCGACCGGCCTGTCGCTGATCCTGGCGTTCATCGGCGCGAAGCTGATCCTGCACTTCGGTCACTTGCAGAGCGACGACATCCCCGAGATCGAGACGTCCACGAGCCTGGTCGTGATCGTCGTCATCCTCGTCATCACGACCGTGGCGAGCCTGGTCAAGTCGCGGCGGGACCCGGACGCGCGCGCCCACGCCGGCTCGGTCCGCGATCAGTCCAAGCGCAACGAGACGCGCGGCTCCTGA
- a CDS encoding nitroreductase/quinone reductase family protein, with product MLMRRCVNPVVDRLLRSRCHALAGRHTVLLEVRGRGTGRVFRVPVSAREDGSGALVIRSRPGRTWWRNLRGGAAVGVWIGGSRRTGSATVLEDGQEPRVSLRLD from the coding sequence ATGTTGATGCGACGCTGCGTGAACCCGGTCGTCGACCGGCTGCTGCGGTCGCGCTGCCACGCGCTCGCGGGGCGCCACACGGTGCTGCTGGAGGTGCGTGGTCGCGGCACCGGGCGCGTGTTCCGCGTGCCGGTCAGCGCACGTGAGGACGGCTCAGGCGCGCTGGTGATCCGCAGCCGCCCCGGCCGGACGTGGTGGCGCAACCTCCGCGGCGGCGCAGCGGTGGGCGTCTGGATCGGCGGGTCCCGCCGCACCGGCAGCGCCACGGTGCTCGAGGACGGTCAGGAGCCGCGCGTCTCGTTGCGCTTGGACTGA